AGTAAGTTTgctatttcaattaaatatgttgGGGGATCAACATACAGGGAAAAATTAAGATGCTAAATAAGACTTACATTATGAACTCATTAAGACTTTTACTCTTAGTTTAATCAAATACCTGCTGCTGATTGGAATTTAaatgaaaggtatttaggtacctgtTTTCAAAggtatcgtctttaagcgctctgcttgtcagagggtggtgatggatggcaggagagagatcacttgatcattacctgttaggttcactccctctggggcacctggcattggccactgttggtagataggctactgggctagatggacctttggtccgacccagtactgctgttctcatgttcttatgttctctgtcACTCTAATCCTGACCATTGTTCTTCTAGTTCCCTCCACAGCCATAACACAGTGtactgaggaagaaaatgtccaaccaaaccGCCATGACTgaattccttctcctgggattctctgacatttgggaactgcagattttacactttATTGTGTTTCTAGTGCTTTACCTAATATCCCTGCTGGGGAAccttctcatcatcacagccataGCCCTTGACCGTCACCTTCACaaccccatgtacttcttcctgatgaatctatCCATCCTAGACTTTGGCTACatctctgtcaccatccccaaatcAATGGCCAATTCTCTCATGAACACCAGATTGATTTCTTATTCTGGATGTGTCTCCCAAgtcttttttttcttattctttgCTTCAGCAAATTTTGCCTTACTAACCATAATGGCGTATGACCGATATGTCGCCATCTgtcaaccactgcactatgagatggtgatgaacaggagagcttgtgtccaaatggcagccagtgcctggatcagtggtattctctactctgcactgcacactgggaacACATTTGCGATATCCTTCTGTGGAagcaacatggtggatcagttcttctgtgaaattccCCAGCTCCTCCATCTTGCCTGCTCTAACTCATACCTTGGTGAAGTTGTTCTTATTTCTATTTGTGTGCTTTTATGTTTAATCTGCTTTGCTTTtataattgtgtcatatgttcagatcttcaaaacagtgctgaaaatcccctctgagcagagccggcataaagccttctccacctgcgtcCCTCATCTCGTTGTGGTCTCCTTATTCCTTTTCACTGGCCTCTTTTCCTTCCTGAAACCCACCTCCAACTCAACCTCAGATCTGAatctcttggtggctgttctgtATTGCATAATGCCCCCAATGTTGAATccgatcatctacagcatgagaaACAAGGAAATGAAAGGTGCACTGAGTAAACTGATAGGTTGGAGGTTATTCAGCAAGAATAAAATGTCTATATTTCTCCACTGATCACagtttcattctgtgtttcttatAAATATAATCAGCTGATGACATTATTGCCTTCATGAGAACATACTGTGCAATCTGTTTATGCAGAATTGAGTATTTCCCCTAATAAAAATGCAGATAAATATAAGTCAAGAAAAAAAGTATTTACTATAGGTTTTTATCAATGTAATTAAGATtggaatctatctatctatgtactGCTTGCAATCACCATTCTATGTGATAACCTTGCACATAAAATCAGTAGCCATAGCAAAGTCCCTACTGGGTTCTCTGGCTCTTCTTTTTTTTCAGGATAACAGCTCTGACTGAGGtatcaattttttgtttttgtttgtttgtttgtttgtttgttggatttttagtttatttttgtttagttgtttgttgtttttatttgtttctttgttccaggtgggtTTGCAGGTGGAAAGGCCTGGAGAGCTATTGAGTGTTTGGTTAGACAGGATTTTCAATGTTTGCCGAATTTGGATCTCATTGAAGTAACTGAGGTTTAGCCCCTCACTTCAAAGAAATTAGGATTTGGCCAATAGCCGATATACACAAGGATCCAGAATTGTCTGACAGACCCCTGGAGAAAGTGACTATGAGAGAAATGTAAGTGTCTGATATCCCAACTCATCTAAACCAGCACTAATGTAGACTAGACCCATTGACATCACCAATTTAATACTGATGAGGTTCTGGCCCAAAGTTTCTGGGCTCCACACAGTAGTGACATAAATGCTGGTGTAAATTACTTGTTTGGAGTCATTTTGTTCTAGCCTTGGTGTAAGTGGAAAAGTGGCATCACATACACTGATCTGGTTTTCCATACACTATCCCAAGTAGATCTACTGAATTCCAAGCTGAGAAAGGATCTCAGAAGTTATTAGTATAAGAATACCGTCTTTGTGCATGGTTGTGTACGCTACATATATGACAGACAAAAGCAGAGTATGTGATTAgatagagagacagacagacaggaccATTCCTTGTCCTAACACACATCCTCATTTAGTCATAATGATAGATTTCTATTTGATTGTGAATTATGTTAGCTAGTTAGATAATGAATAATCTATTGAGATTATTCTGAAAATTAttgtgcttcttttcctgttaatGATTGTCTATGTCAAGATCATGATTTTCTTATAAGCACTCCTTATTAAACCTTATTTAGCAAAGTTTTATTATGACTATATCTTATTCAATCGCTCATTTACAAATAGCTCATCAAAAGTACTCAGTGTTTAGACTTCGAGCGGTTTTGACTGGATACATTTTAAACATGCTGTGTTTTGCTTCTCTGAATAAATGGAAGTATC
The window above is part of the Chrysemys picta bellii isolate R12L10 chromosome 12, ASM1138683v2, whole genome shotgun sequence genome. Proteins encoded here:
- the LOC112060537 gene encoding olfactory receptor 14A16-like — encoded protein: MSNQTAMTEFLLLGFSDIWELQILHFIVFLVLYLISLLGNLLIITAIALDRHLHNPMYFFLMNLSILDFGYISVTIPKSMANSLMNTRLISYSGCVSQVFFFLFFASANFALLTIMAYDRYVAICQPLHYEMVMNRRACVQMAASAWISGILYSALHTGNTFAISFCGSNMVDQFFCEIPQLLHLACSNSYLGEVVLISICVLLCLICFAFIIVSYVQIFKTVLKIPSEQSRHKAFSTCVPHLVVVSLFLFTGLFSFLKPTSNSTSDLNLLVAVLYCIMPPMLNPIIYSMRNKEMKGALSKLIGWRLFSKNKMSIFLH